The Bombus vancouverensis nearcticus chromosome 9, iyBomVanc1_principal, whole genome shotgun sequence genome includes a window with the following:
- the LOC117163387 gene encoding uncharacterized protein LOC117163387 isoform X2 produces MSENEDLDNNNECHVQLEFRESEITEQSEQYTEEQKNKCLEIKNCSDIEKENIFNETLREENQERAHKNDKHENETNYSESNVDNSDFILNKFVKEKDCESEQKNDESKSQVNNNSDINTDMLNRSIKDKDKTPDQKDDKLKNNNIHSRLFSIIDSDSEEENIFTSKSKKKNVIDDEDEISNSKHDNMSTKNLNKSSTMKLIDSDSDDTSNTIHVIDTEKTASNGVKMKSRLQDLVDLESDKEREESDEEREESDEPSSPVRQSKTTEKHKKKDPKPKPRKVSLRASKEEAMKQIQSETQRLVRETEISLPYHNPKQRTIQEFLERRKVISSFPVPTVASKLKEFSGIVSEILKEKEKEAEIFYKSSDSEEESTENNKENTDKGHINIQCTEDVKKDNVSRKLFDDDLSTTKNNEEEDNRNTMEVENETLAEAEDIECNKIIATNGTENNATNSVQTIETHCKSSIEDKTEAKISETVANEKIDGLLQKDISQNEHKGKSICIDNDEHSLEILNDNAKIAKDPFGITTNESDEYDEYDFPPLNLDDLDDLDSPNRTKHLQDIRSLKPKLRGIPGQIIDLADDITSAKKGIHGLINRFVKKHSKPDRPVKNISKITTTQIKETPNGGLSIIKETLPYRLPYIENKDPKLEKPGAKLIRLKEELKRRMAIKRNEEWKQREQEMKEQEIEWNESINEEDTFNEPYSPNIEPHISEEDDVEEDDVYTKIEKKKKKSAFVEDEAEVSGDEINDSDEIEDEDEDEDEHEVQESSEEDEKSERLDSENENENSTCDSNDVPAKCKTFKRIVKPVEDDSKSSVIENDKNSKEQPTSFSQIKLDDMFGKSIKENELSNNESIPVSQVHVGSDPKYQINQTPQSKSNSFDFISPITQLTALNVHLEEDKELTTEEKLLFIDPTLTEVIQTPESPQIKRGISQKKLFAVQGDVLDEELMEISSGKFPEDKIQLNFAKEPNVSESQLLELCSGTFSSQSNNDKESIDITHRILQNTQAPNEKDSSTTETEEKNSQHLRKETASWNKLRILSSDEDDSVEEEMKMRFKKVRKLNVSDDEDENSSAISSNNEEEEEEDDDEDEKFVDYDSEENEVIVPKKEIRQYAAKFLEEEAELSESDCDVSADEDEQDLDKLELEDGDNEEIDETQVKNQLGKLHMKQMLDEDKREVRMLQEMLFEDGDLFSESTRERKFRWRNIGKQDDNNDVQLLEGKDGWVDVSDDEDQEKWRKMRFEREAFLAANAKNIDTEIENELNSSQIFKFGLKILKKRRINELEKENTLVEALDSKTEPKVSHTVAEMLNTSRLDGTSRTIYNVMQKRSFLARGEEALTRLATLAKRNKGPLSSIKAKNFVFTNIDSINDNASNK; encoded by the exons ATGAGTGAAAATGAGGATTTGGATAACAACAATGAATGTCATGTACAACTTGAATTTAGAGAATCTGAAATTACTGAACAATCAGAACAGTACACAGAAGAACAGAAAAACAAATGTTTGGAAATCAAAAACTGTTCTgatattgaaaaagaaaatatatttaatgaaactttaagagaagaaaatcaggaacgtgctcacaaaaatgATAAACATGAAAATGAAACTAATTACTCTGAAAGTAATGTTGACAATAGTGactttatattaaataaatttgtaaaagaaaaagattgtGAGTCAGAGCAAAAAAATGATGAATCCAAAAGTCAAGTTAATAATAATTCTGACATCAATACTGACATGCTTAATAGAAGCATAAAAGATAAAGATAAAACACCTGACCAAAAAGATGATAAACTTAAAAACAACAATATTCATAGTAGATTATTCAGCATAATAGATAGTGActcagaagaagaaaatatatttacttcTAAATCCAAGAAAAAGAATGTTATAGATGATGAAGATGAAATTTCTAATTCTAAGCACGACAATATGTCCAcaaagaatttaaataaaagcaGTACTATGAAACTCATTGATAGTGACTCTGATGATACATCTAATACTATTCATGTTATTGATACTGAAAAAACTGCTTCAAATGGGGTAAAG ATGAAAAGCAGACTTCAAGATCTAGTAGATTTAGAATCAgataaagaaagagaagaatcagacgaagaaagagaagaatcaGACGAACCATCAAGTCCTGTAAGACAAAGTAAAACAActgaaaaacataaaaaaaaagatcCTAAACCTAAACCAAGGAAA GTTTCATTAAGAGCTTCTAAAGAAGAAGCTATGAAACAAATACAAAGTGAAACTCAACGTTTAGTACGAGAAACAGAAATTTCATTACCATATCATAATCCAAAACAACGAACAATACAAGAATTTCTAGAAAGAAGGAAGGTAATTTCATCTTTTCCAGTACCTACAGTGGCATCTAAACTGAAAGAGTTTTCTGGTATTGTTAG tgaaattttgaaggaaaaagagaaagaagcagaaatattttataaatcttcTGATTCAGAAGAAGAGAGtacagaaaataataaagaaaatacaGATAAAGGGCATATAAACATACAATGTACAGAAGATGTTAAAAAAGATAATGTTTCACGAAAGTTATTTGATGATGATTTATCTACTACAAAAAATAATGAAGAAGAAGATAATAGAAACACAATGGAAGTAGAGAATGAAACTTTAGCAGAAGCAGAAGACATTGAATGTAATAAGATAATAGCAACTAATGGAACAGAAAATAATGCAACTAATTCAGTACAAACAATAGAAACACATTGTAAATCTAGTATAGAGGATAAGACTGAAGCAAAAATTTCAGAAACAGTTGCAAATGAAAAAATAGATGGTTTATTACAAAAAGATATAAGTCAAAATGAGCACAAGGGAAAAAGCATATGCATTGATAATGATGAACATAGTTTAGAAATTCTAAATGATAATGCGAAAATTGCAAAAGATCCTTTTGGAATAACTACGAATGAATCTGATGAATATGACGAATATGATTTTCCACCGCTTAACTTGGATGACTTGGATGACCTGGATTCGCCAAATAGAACAAAACATTTACAGGATATAAGAAGTTTAAAACCTAAATTACGAGGTATTCCGGGGCAGATTATCGACTTGGCAGATGATATTACATCAGCTAAGAAAGGAATACATGGTTTGATAAATCGATTTGTAAAAAAGCATTCTAAACCCGATCGACCTGTTAAAAACATATCTAAAATTACAACAACACAAATAAAAGAAACTCCAAATGGTGGACTATCAATCATTAAAGAAACGCTCCCATATAGATTACCATACATAGAAAATAAAGATCCTAAATTAGAGAAACCTGGTGCAAAATTAATACGCTTAAAAGAAGAGTTGAAACGTAGAATGGCAATAAAACGCAACGAAGAGTGGAAACAGAGAGAACAAGAAATGAAAGAACAAGAAATTGAGTGGAATGAATCTataaatgaagaagatactTTTAATGAACCATATTCCCCAAATATAGAACCTCATATAAGCGAAGAGGATGACGTAGAAGAAGATGATGTCtatacaaaaatagaaaaaaagaagaaaaaaagtgccTTTGTAGAAGATGAAGCTGAAGTCAGTGGGGATGAAATAAACGACAgcgatgaaatcgaagatgaggatgaagatgaagatgaaCATGAAGTACAAGAAAGTTCAGAGGAAGATGAAAAATCTGAAAGACTTGATTCggaaaatgaaaatgagaatAGTACTTGTGATAGCAATGATGTACCTGCAAAATGTAAAACATTTAAGAGGATTGTAAAACCAGTAGAAGATGATTCAAAATCTTCGgttattgaaaatgataaaaatagtaAAGAACAGCCAACTTCTTTTTCTCAAATTAAATTAGATGATATGTTTGGTAAAAGCATTAAAGAAAATGAGTTAAGCAATAATGAAAGTATTCCAGTATCTCAAGTACATGTAGGAAGTGAtccaaaatatcaaataaaccAAACACCACAATCTAAAAGCAACTCCTTTGATTTCATTTCTCCTATAACACAATTAACTGCATTAAATGTACACTTGGAGGAAGATAAAGAGTTAACAACAGAAGAGAAATTGTTGTTTATTGATCCTACTTTGACAGAAGTTATACAAACTCCAGAATCGCCTCAAATAAAACGAGGCATATCACAAAAGAAGTTATTTGCCGTTCAAGGTGATGTACTGGATGAAGAACTCATGGAAATCTCTTCAGGTAAATTTCCAGAAGATAAGATTCAATTGAATTTCGCAAAAGAACCTAATGTAAGCGAATCACAATTATTAGAATTATGTTCGGGAACATTTAGTTCTCAATCAAATAATGATAAAGAGTCAATTGATATCACACACAGAATACTTCAGAATACACAAGCACCTAATGAAAAAGATTCATCAACCACTGAAACAGAGGAAAAAAATAGTCAACACTTAAGGAAGGAAACAGCATCTTGGAACAAGTTACGCATTTTATCTTCTGATGAAGATGATTCAGTTGAAGAAGAAATGAAGATGCGATTTAAAAAAGTTAGGAAGTTAAATGTATCTGACGACGAAGATGAAAACAGTTCTGCAATAAGCAGTAataatgaagaagaagaagaagaagatgatgaTGAGGATGAAAAATTTGTAGATTATGACTCAGAGGAAAACGAAGTCATTGTTCCAAAGAAAGAAATAAGACAATATGCAGCTAAATTCTTGGAAGAAGAAGCCGAACTTAGTGAAAGTGATTGTGATGTATCTGCTGACGAAGATGAACAAGATCTGGATAAATTGGAATTAGAAGATGGAGACAATGAAGAAATTGATGAAACACAAGTTAAGAATCAATTAGGAAAACTTCATATGAAACAGATGTTAGATGAAGATAAAAGAGAAGTAAGAATGCTTCAAGAGATGTTATTCGAGGATGGAGATCTGTTCAGTGAAAGCACACGCGAGAGGAAATTCAGATGGAGAAATATAG GCAAGCAAGATGATAACAATGACGTTCAACTATTAGAAGGTAAAGATGGTTGGGTAGACGTATCTGATGACGAAGATCAAGAAAAGTGGCGTAAGATGAGATTCGAAAGAGAGGCATTTTTGGCAGCAAACGCA AAAAATATAGACACCGAAATCGAAAATGAATTAAATAGCagtcaaatatttaaatttggCTTGAAGATTTTAAAGAAAAGACGAATTAAcgaattagaaaaagaaaatacgttGGTAGAAGCACTTGATTCCAAAACGGAACCAAAAGTATCTCATACTGTTGCAGAAATGTTAAACACTTCAAGATTGGATGGAACATCGCGTACGATATAT AATGTCATGCAAAAACGTTCGTTTCTTGCCAGAGGAGAAGAAGCGTTAACGCGTTTAGCTACTTTAGCTAAACGAAATAAAGGACCACTCTCATCAATAAAGGCAAAAAATTTTGTGTTTACGAATATTGATTCGATAAATGATAATGCCTCAAACAAATGA
- the LOC117163387 gene encoding uncharacterized protein LOC117163387 isoform X1 codes for MSENEDLDNNNECHVQLEFRESEITEQSEQYTEEQKNKCLEIKNCSDIEKENIFNETLREENQERAHKNDKHENETNYSESNVDNSDFILNKFVKEKDCESEQKNDESKSQVNNNSDINTDMLNRSIKDKDKTPDQKDDKLKNNNIHSRLFSIIDSDSEEENIFTSKSKKKNVIDDEDEISNSKHDNMSTKNLNKSSTMKLIDSDSDDTSNTIHVIDTEKTASNGVKVVNNMKSRLQDLVDLESDKEREESDEEREESDEPSSPVRQSKTTEKHKKKDPKPKPRKVSLRASKEEAMKQIQSETQRLVRETEISLPYHNPKQRTIQEFLERRKVISSFPVPTVASKLKEFSGIVSEILKEKEKEAEIFYKSSDSEEESTENNKENTDKGHINIQCTEDVKKDNVSRKLFDDDLSTTKNNEEEDNRNTMEVENETLAEAEDIECNKIIATNGTENNATNSVQTIETHCKSSIEDKTEAKISETVANEKIDGLLQKDISQNEHKGKSICIDNDEHSLEILNDNAKIAKDPFGITTNESDEYDEYDFPPLNLDDLDDLDSPNRTKHLQDIRSLKPKLRGIPGQIIDLADDITSAKKGIHGLINRFVKKHSKPDRPVKNISKITTTQIKETPNGGLSIIKETLPYRLPYIENKDPKLEKPGAKLIRLKEELKRRMAIKRNEEWKQREQEMKEQEIEWNESINEEDTFNEPYSPNIEPHISEEDDVEEDDVYTKIEKKKKKSAFVEDEAEVSGDEINDSDEIEDEDEDEDEHEVQESSEEDEKSERLDSENENENSTCDSNDVPAKCKTFKRIVKPVEDDSKSSVIENDKNSKEQPTSFSQIKLDDMFGKSIKENELSNNESIPVSQVHVGSDPKYQINQTPQSKSNSFDFISPITQLTALNVHLEEDKELTTEEKLLFIDPTLTEVIQTPESPQIKRGISQKKLFAVQGDVLDEELMEISSGKFPEDKIQLNFAKEPNVSESQLLELCSGTFSSQSNNDKESIDITHRILQNTQAPNEKDSSTTETEEKNSQHLRKETASWNKLRILSSDEDDSVEEEMKMRFKKVRKLNVSDDEDENSSAISSNNEEEEEEDDDEDEKFVDYDSEENEVIVPKKEIRQYAAKFLEEEAELSESDCDVSADEDEQDLDKLELEDGDNEEIDETQVKNQLGKLHMKQMLDEDKREVRMLQEMLFEDGDLFSESTRERKFRWRNIGKQDDNNDVQLLEGKDGWVDVSDDEDQEKWRKMRFEREAFLAANAKNIDTEIENELNSSQIFKFGLKILKKRRINELEKENTLVEALDSKTEPKVSHTVAEMLNTSRLDGTSRTIYNVMQKRSFLARGEEALTRLATLAKRNKGPLSSIKAKNFVFTNIDSINDNASNK; via the exons ATGAGTGAAAATGAGGATTTGGATAACAACAATGAATGTCATGTACAACTTGAATTTAGAGAATCTGAAATTACTGAACAATCAGAACAGTACACAGAAGAACAGAAAAACAAATGTTTGGAAATCAAAAACTGTTCTgatattgaaaaagaaaatatatttaatgaaactttaagagaagaaaatcaggaacgtgctcacaaaaatgATAAACATGAAAATGAAACTAATTACTCTGAAAGTAATGTTGACAATAGTGactttatattaaataaatttgtaaaagaaaaagattgtGAGTCAGAGCAAAAAAATGATGAATCCAAAAGTCAAGTTAATAATAATTCTGACATCAATACTGACATGCTTAATAGAAGCATAAAAGATAAAGATAAAACACCTGACCAAAAAGATGATAAACTTAAAAACAACAATATTCATAGTAGATTATTCAGCATAATAGATAGTGActcagaagaagaaaatatatttacttcTAAATCCAAGAAAAAGAATGTTATAGATGATGAAGATGAAATTTCTAATTCTAAGCACGACAATATGTCCAcaaagaatttaaataaaagcaGTACTATGAAACTCATTGATAGTGACTCTGATGATACATCTAATACTATTCATGTTATTGATACTGAAAAAACTGCTTCAAATGGGGTAAAGGTTGTAAATAAT ATGAAAAGCAGACTTCAAGATCTAGTAGATTTAGAATCAgataaagaaagagaagaatcagacgaagaaagagaagaatcaGACGAACCATCAAGTCCTGTAAGACAAAGTAAAACAActgaaaaacataaaaaaaaagatcCTAAACCTAAACCAAGGAAA GTTTCATTAAGAGCTTCTAAAGAAGAAGCTATGAAACAAATACAAAGTGAAACTCAACGTTTAGTACGAGAAACAGAAATTTCATTACCATATCATAATCCAAAACAACGAACAATACAAGAATTTCTAGAAAGAAGGAAGGTAATTTCATCTTTTCCAGTACCTACAGTGGCATCTAAACTGAAAGAGTTTTCTGGTATTGTTAG tgaaattttgaaggaaaaagagaaagaagcagaaatattttataaatcttcTGATTCAGAAGAAGAGAGtacagaaaataataaagaaaatacaGATAAAGGGCATATAAACATACAATGTACAGAAGATGTTAAAAAAGATAATGTTTCACGAAAGTTATTTGATGATGATTTATCTACTACAAAAAATAATGAAGAAGAAGATAATAGAAACACAATGGAAGTAGAGAATGAAACTTTAGCAGAAGCAGAAGACATTGAATGTAATAAGATAATAGCAACTAATGGAACAGAAAATAATGCAACTAATTCAGTACAAACAATAGAAACACATTGTAAATCTAGTATAGAGGATAAGACTGAAGCAAAAATTTCAGAAACAGTTGCAAATGAAAAAATAGATGGTTTATTACAAAAAGATATAAGTCAAAATGAGCACAAGGGAAAAAGCATATGCATTGATAATGATGAACATAGTTTAGAAATTCTAAATGATAATGCGAAAATTGCAAAAGATCCTTTTGGAATAACTACGAATGAATCTGATGAATATGACGAATATGATTTTCCACCGCTTAACTTGGATGACTTGGATGACCTGGATTCGCCAAATAGAACAAAACATTTACAGGATATAAGAAGTTTAAAACCTAAATTACGAGGTATTCCGGGGCAGATTATCGACTTGGCAGATGATATTACATCAGCTAAGAAAGGAATACATGGTTTGATAAATCGATTTGTAAAAAAGCATTCTAAACCCGATCGACCTGTTAAAAACATATCTAAAATTACAACAACACAAATAAAAGAAACTCCAAATGGTGGACTATCAATCATTAAAGAAACGCTCCCATATAGATTACCATACATAGAAAATAAAGATCCTAAATTAGAGAAACCTGGTGCAAAATTAATACGCTTAAAAGAAGAGTTGAAACGTAGAATGGCAATAAAACGCAACGAAGAGTGGAAACAGAGAGAACAAGAAATGAAAGAACAAGAAATTGAGTGGAATGAATCTataaatgaagaagatactTTTAATGAACCATATTCCCCAAATATAGAACCTCATATAAGCGAAGAGGATGACGTAGAAGAAGATGATGTCtatacaaaaatagaaaaaaagaagaaaaaaagtgccTTTGTAGAAGATGAAGCTGAAGTCAGTGGGGATGAAATAAACGACAgcgatgaaatcgaagatgaggatgaagatgaagatgaaCATGAAGTACAAGAAAGTTCAGAGGAAGATGAAAAATCTGAAAGACTTGATTCggaaaatgaaaatgagaatAGTACTTGTGATAGCAATGATGTACCTGCAAAATGTAAAACATTTAAGAGGATTGTAAAACCAGTAGAAGATGATTCAAAATCTTCGgttattgaaaatgataaaaatagtaAAGAACAGCCAACTTCTTTTTCTCAAATTAAATTAGATGATATGTTTGGTAAAAGCATTAAAGAAAATGAGTTAAGCAATAATGAAAGTATTCCAGTATCTCAAGTACATGTAGGAAGTGAtccaaaatatcaaataaaccAAACACCACAATCTAAAAGCAACTCCTTTGATTTCATTTCTCCTATAACACAATTAACTGCATTAAATGTACACTTGGAGGAAGATAAAGAGTTAACAACAGAAGAGAAATTGTTGTTTATTGATCCTACTTTGACAGAAGTTATACAAACTCCAGAATCGCCTCAAATAAAACGAGGCATATCACAAAAGAAGTTATTTGCCGTTCAAGGTGATGTACTGGATGAAGAACTCATGGAAATCTCTTCAGGTAAATTTCCAGAAGATAAGATTCAATTGAATTTCGCAAAAGAACCTAATGTAAGCGAATCACAATTATTAGAATTATGTTCGGGAACATTTAGTTCTCAATCAAATAATGATAAAGAGTCAATTGATATCACACACAGAATACTTCAGAATACACAAGCACCTAATGAAAAAGATTCATCAACCACTGAAACAGAGGAAAAAAATAGTCAACACTTAAGGAAGGAAACAGCATCTTGGAACAAGTTACGCATTTTATCTTCTGATGAAGATGATTCAGTTGAAGAAGAAATGAAGATGCGATTTAAAAAAGTTAGGAAGTTAAATGTATCTGACGACGAAGATGAAAACAGTTCTGCAATAAGCAGTAataatgaagaagaagaagaagaagatgatgaTGAGGATGAAAAATTTGTAGATTATGACTCAGAGGAAAACGAAGTCATTGTTCCAAAGAAAGAAATAAGACAATATGCAGCTAAATTCTTGGAAGAAGAAGCCGAACTTAGTGAAAGTGATTGTGATGTATCTGCTGACGAAGATGAACAAGATCTGGATAAATTGGAATTAGAAGATGGAGACAATGAAGAAATTGATGAAACACAAGTTAAGAATCAATTAGGAAAACTTCATATGAAACAGATGTTAGATGAAGATAAAAGAGAAGTAAGAATGCTTCAAGAGATGTTATTCGAGGATGGAGATCTGTTCAGTGAAAGCACACGCGAGAGGAAATTCAGATGGAGAAATATAG GCAAGCAAGATGATAACAATGACGTTCAACTATTAGAAGGTAAAGATGGTTGGGTAGACGTATCTGATGACGAAGATCAAGAAAAGTGGCGTAAGATGAGATTCGAAAGAGAGGCATTTTTGGCAGCAAACGCA AAAAATATAGACACCGAAATCGAAAATGAATTAAATAGCagtcaaatatttaaatttggCTTGAAGATTTTAAAGAAAAGACGAATTAAcgaattagaaaaagaaaatacgttGGTAGAAGCACTTGATTCCAAAACGGAACCAAAAGTATCTCATACTGTTGCAGAAATGTTAAACACTTCAAGATTGGATGGAACATCGCGTACGATATAT AATGTCATGCAAAAACGTTCGTTTCTTGCCAGAGGAGAAGAAGCGTTAACGCGTTTAGCTACTTTAGCTAAACGAAATAAAGGACCACTCTCATCAATAAAGGCAAAAAATTTTGTGTTTACGAATATTGATTCGATAAATGATAATGCCTCAAACAAATGA
- the veli gene encoding L27 and PDZ_signaling domain-containing protein veli, with protein MVTMGEPLTLANDVKRSIELLDKLQKGGEVPATKLAALQKVLQSDFLSAVREVYEHVYETVDIQGSQDVRASATAKATVAAFAASEGHAHPRVVELPKTEEGLGFNVMGGKEQNSPIYISRIIPGGVADRHGGLKRGDQLLSVNGVCVEGENHEKAVELLKQAQNSVKLVVRYTPRVLEEMELRFDKQRAARRRQHMQ; from the exons ATGGTTACGATGGGCGAACCCCTCACTTTAGCAAATG atGTTAAAAGATCTATTGAATTACTAGACAAATTACAAAAAG GCGGCGAGGTACCTGCAACAAAATTAGCTGCCTTACAGAAAGTTTTGCAAAGTGATTTTCTTAGTGCTGTTCGTGAAGTATACGAACATGTATATGAAACAGTGGACATACAG GGATCTCAAGATGTTCGTGCATCAGCTACAGCAAAAGCAACAGTTGCTGCTTTTGCAGCAAGCGAGGGTCATGCACATCCACGAGTGGTGGAATTACCAAAAACCGAGGAAGGTCTTGGTTTTAATGTAATGGGCGGCAAAGAGCAAAATTCGCCAATTTATATTTCACGAATTATACCTGGCGGTGTTGCTGATCGTCATGGTGGTTTAAAACGGGGTGATCAGCTTCTCTCAGTGAATGGAGTG TGTGTGGAGGGAGAAAACCATGAAAAAGCAGTAGAACTTTTAAAACAAGCACAGAATTCTGTGAAACTAGTCGTGCGATATACTCCACGTGTTCTGGAGGAAATGGAATTACGATTTGACAAACAAAGGGCTGCACGTAGGCGCCAGCATATGCAATAA
- the Mfe2 gene encoding peroxisomal multifunctional enzyme type 2, producing the protein MKQPEELRFVDRVVIVTGAGAGLGRAYALLFASRGASVVVNDLGGSRHGDGKSTKSADSVVNEIKKNGGKAVANYDSVLDGEKIVKTAIDAFGRIDVVVNNAGILRDRSFAKMSEADWDLVQSVHLKGAFKVTQAAWPYFVKQNYGRVIMTASNSGLYGNFGQANYSAAKMGLIGLSNTLAIEGRKRNIHTNVIIPTAGSRLTEDILPPEFFEQLKPELIAPVVVWLCHEKCMENGSIIESALGWAGKCHVVRSSGSTLRQDLSSNVTPEDVEKKWSAVTDMSAAKHFDSLEEVTGQFMVAVDTMKSGNSENSGLEDCGILRHTYNYRDIILYALGVGASVKIPADFRYLYENDSNFAVFPTFYTTFDAMSATDISILEKSLPNVELNPMKLLHGEQYIEIHKELPTEATVEIRLKVVDVLDKGKGAVFVLQNETFDTSNGDKLSTGQMILFIAGAGGFQGKRSSSKIIPTIDAPDRQPDASVTQQTSHDQAALYRLSGDRNPLHIDSNVSMMAGFKQPILHGLCSLGFSVRHVLQTYANGDQNLFKAVKTRFVKPVVPGQTLQTNMWQEGNRIHFQTSTVEGNLPVLTGGYVDLKRTVSMQPIMKHLSGSESLESDVLFKMMDEYAKANPEQVEKINGIFLYHILVKGKPEATWTLDMKKGEVYRGNPKSGKPDATLTLEDADMMQIALGKLTPQMAFMQRKIKITGNIMLTQKLTSLITASRSKL; encoded by the exons ATGAAACAACCAGAAGAATTACGTTTTGTTGATCGCGTAGTTATTGTAACCGGAGCTGGAGCAG GTTTGGGCCGTGCATACGCCTTACTTTTTGCTTCAAGGGGTGCGAGTGTCGTCGTAAATGATTTAGGAGGAAGTAGACACGGTGATGGAAAGAGTACAAAAAGTGCAGACTCAGTTgtcaatgaaattaaaaagaatg GTGGAAAAGCAGTGGCCAATTATGATTCTGTTCTTGATggagaaaaaattgtaaaaacagCTATTGATGCATTTGGACGAATAGATGTAGTTGTTAATAATGCTGGAATTTTAAGGGATAGATCTTTTGCTAAAATGTCAGAGGCTGATTGGG ATTTGGTACAAAGTGTTCATCTAAAAGGAGCATTTAAAGTCACTCAAGCTGCTTGGCCTTATTTTGTTAAACAAAATTATGGCAGAGTCATCATGACAGCAAGCAACAGTGGTTTGTATGGAAACTTTGGTCAAGCTAATTATAGTGCAGCAAAAATGGGTCTTATTGGTTTGAGTAATACATTAGCTATTGAAGGCAGAAAGAGAAACATTCATACAAATGTAATAATACCAACAGCTGGTTCTCGTTTAACAGAAGATATTTTACCACCAG agttCTTTGAACAATTAAAACCTGAATTAATAGCCCCTGTAGTTGTTTGGCTGTGTCATGAAAAATGTATGGAAAATGGCTCTATTATTGAATCTGCATTAGGTTGGGCAGGAAAAT GCCATGTAGTTCGTTCATCAGGATCGACATTAAGGCAAGATTTATCTAGCAATGTCACTCCCGAAGATGTCGAAAAGAAATGGTCGGCTGTTACCGATATGTCAGCTGCTAAACATTTTGATTCTCTTGAA GAAGTAACAGGACAATTTATGGTTGCAGTTGATACAATGAAATCTGGAAATTCTGAAAATTCTGGATTAGAG gacTGTGGCATCCTTAGACATACTTATAATTACCGGGacattatattatatgcattaggag TTGGTGCCTCTGTTAAGATACCAGCTGACTTTCGTTATTTGTACGAAAATGACAGCAATTTTGCTGTATTTCCTACATTTTATACTACGTTTGATGCAATGTCCGCCACGGATATCTCCATATTAGAAAAATCTTTACCAAATGTTGAACTAAATCCAATGAag TTATTGCATGGGGAGCAATATATCGAAATTCATAAAGAATTACCAACGGAAGCTACGGTCGAAATACGTCTCAAAGTTGTGGATGTATTGGATAAGGGAAAGGGTGCTGTATTTGTGCTGCAAA ATGAAACATTTGATACTAGCAATGGAGATAAATTATCTACAGGACAAATGATATTATTTATAGCAGGAGCTGGAGGCTTTCAAGGAAAACGATCATCTTCAAAAATTATACCAACTATCGATGCTCCTGATCGACAACCAGATGCATCGGTTACTCAACAAACAAGTCATGATCAG GCTGCATTATACAGATTAAGTGGTGATAGAAATCCCTTGCATATCGATTCAAATGTATCAATGATGGCTGGTTTCAAACAACCAATCTTACATGGATTATGTTCTCTTGGATTTTCTGTTCGTCATGTTCTTCAAACTTACGCTAACGGTGATCAAAACTTATTTAAGGCTGTAAAG ACACGTTTCGTGAAACCAGTAGTTCCTGGACAAACATTGCAAACAAATATGTGGCAAGAAGGAAATAGAATACATTTCCAAACATCTACTGTAGAAGGGAATCTACCCGTTTTAACAG GTGGATATGTTGATTTGAAACGCACGGTATCAATGCAACCAATAATGAAGCATTTATCTGGCAGTGAATCTCTTGAAAGTGATGTATTATTTAAGATGATGGATGAATATGCAAAAGCAAATCCAGAACAGGTAGAGAAAATCAATGGAATATTTCTTTATCACATTTTAGTAAAAGGAAAGCCTGAAGCAACATGGA CTTTGGATATGAAAAAAGGTGAGGTATATAGAGGAAATCCAAAATCAGGCAAGCCTGATGCAACATTAACTCTTGAGGATGCGGACATGATGCAAATA GCTTTAGGTAAATTAACTCCACAAATGGCGTTCATGCAAAGGAAGATAAAAATCACTGGAAATATCATGCTCACTCAAAAATTAACATCACTCATAACAGCTAGTAGATcaaaattgtaa